The Stratiformator vulcanicus genome has a segment encoding these proteins:
- a CDS encoding LPS-assembly protein LptD produces the protein MLGHFPNQRVVLATVRSCAFALLAMAALPVCAEDVPPAPAPPPDPDPISVSAGMALEWREEGFDVTLLRTRVKIEQGNFTASGESAIIWKDAAGRVLLYLEGDARVRGGPARGNSGLIRRDGSGGLELDVASRNPIEQSVAVEDPLYQRALARLKSEIGQSSDEPGRAAVTLVDPMPIAELPAPDPNSELGALRRVRIFPRSAVPYDVLSYESTKTIPSEQIIVLTGGVNLVIDGVQLGETDLVDLSADRIVIWTRTPGGGSEFQAESVQSRDTPFTVYLEGNIVIRQGGRVMRAKKAVYDARQEKALLDDAEIRTFMPDLGAELRVRADRLRQITKSRFKAENAWLSTSKFGKPGYRLQAKEIFLEPRYDVPWLGLGDTVVDPRTGQTTTETPWFRSYDNKFMVHDVPIFYSPKLSGPATDPGIPLKTLSVGFDQIFGARVQTAWDVFSVLGQERPPNVELNVLADYYGKRGPATGFSGRAARVDPLGIPGYSTTNFLGYYVNDGGEDTLGGGLRGSIPIETQNRGRLLYRHQHQFPDGFGKVDHSRMLFEVGVESDRNFLEQYYQTEFRSDKNTENYLYFSQAVENWAWSGLGFVPVNDFDPATGWYPRFDTYGLSEPLFDGRLTWSQHTQAGYGDINPGDLPDPNVYGAGYANSFTPLPYLSDVEGGVFMTRHELAAPLSFGALNVVPFVMGDALFQQQGLTGDDITRFTISPGLRASIQAKKLYRNVHSRLFNVNGLMHKARLEAEYRYTDTTQPLGEIAQYNDLDDDAQEITRMNFGRRPDQFDPRLYGIRTGVGLPVTSPVYELVEDQEVIRLALRQRLQTKRGPPGNLRIQDWMTLDLEASLFPDAMRDNFGEELGLVGFDYRWHVGDRTTLFANGTTEFFENASKTYAAGFELSRGRRGTFTSYFQHIDAGGDPLNMLILSYQYELSPKWLTNASFIVDIQNPENRAQVAQLTRVGADFLYHFTFQNDVATNNVGGGFMIEPRFGPRAANPGLAGLFGLGR, from the coding sequence GTGCTGGGCCATTTCCCCAATCAGCGAGTAGTCCTCGCGACCGTTCGATCGTGCGCTTTCGCCCTGTTGGCGATGGCCGCGCTCCCGGTCTGTGCCGAGGACGTTCCGCCCGCCCCCGCTCCACCGCCGGATCCCGATCCCATTTCGGTCTCGGCAGGCATGGCGCTGGAATGGCGCGAGGAAGGGTTCGACGTCACGCTGCTGCGAACGCGGGTGAAAATCGAACAGGGCAACTTCACAGCCTCGGGCGAGAGCGCGATCATCTGGAAAGACGCCGCCGGGCGGGTTCTGCTTTACCTTGAAGGTGACGCGCGAGTGCGGGGCGGCCCGGCCCGTGGCAATTCCGGCTTGATTCGCCGCGATGGTTCCGGCGGCTTGGAACTGGACGTTGCCTCACGCAATCCGATTGAACAATCGGTCGCGGTCGAAGATCCGCTCTATCAACGTGCGCTGGCTCGGTTGAAATCGGAGATCGGGCAGTCATCCGATGAGCCCGGCCGAGCCGCGGTGACGTTGGTCGACCCGATGCCGATCGCCGAACTTCCGGCGCCTGATCCGAATTCTGAGCTCGGGGCCCTTCGCCGCGTGCGGATTTTTCCGCGTAGCGCGGTCCCCTACGACGTTCTGAGTTATGAGTCGACCAAGACGATTCCGTCCGAGCAGATCATCGTGCTGACCGGCGGCGTCAATTTGGTCATCGACGGCGTGCAACTGGGCGAGACCGACCTCGTTGACCTGTCGGCAGATCGCATCGTGATATGGACGAGAACCCCGGGCGGCGGGTCGGAATTTCAAGCCGAGAGTGTTCAAAGCCGAGATACACCGTTCACCGTCTATCTCGAAGGCAATATCGTCATTCGTCAGGGCGGGCGTGTGATGCGGGCCAAAAAGGCCGTCTACGACGCTCGCCAAGAGAAGGCCCTACTTGACGACGCGGAGATCCGGACGTTCATGCCCGATCTCGGGGCGGAACTTCGCGTCCGGGCCGACAGGCTCCGGCAAATCACCAAGAGCCGATTCAAAGCGGAAAACGCCTGGCTCTCAACGAGCAAGTTCGGCAAGCCCGGCTACCGCCTGCAGGCAAAAGAAATCTTTCTGGAACCGCGGTACGACGTGCCTTGGCTGGGACTGGGGGACACCGTCGTCGATCCGCGCACCGGCCAAACGACAACGGAGACGCCATGGTTTCGCAGCTATGACAACAAGTTCATGGTGCATGACGTCCCGATCTTCTATTCGCCCAAGCTCTCCGGCCCGGCTACCGATCCGGGCATTCCTCTCAAAACGCTGTCAGTCGGCTTCGATCAGATATTCGGGGCCAGAGTGCAAACGGCGTGGGACGTCTTTTCCGTACTCGGGCAGGAGCGTCCGCCGAACGTCGAACTCAACGTCTTGGCCGACTATTACGGTAAACGTGGTCCGGCGACCGGCTTCAGCGGCCGGGCAGCAAGAGTCGACCCGTTGGGTATTCCGGGATATTCGACGACGAACTTCCTCGGCTATTACGTCAACGATGGGGGCGAGGACACGCTTGGCGGCGGCTTACGCGGATCGATTCCGATCGAGACGCAGAATCGCGGGCGACTGCTCTATCGCCATCAGCATCAATTTCCGGACGGATTCGGCAAAGTCGATCATTCTCGGATGCTGTTCGAAGTCGGAGTCGAGTCGGACCGGAACTTCCTCGAGCAGTACTACCAGACCGAATTTCGCAGCGACAAAAATACGGAGAACTATCTCTACTTTTCCCAGGCAGTCGAAAACTGGGCTTGGAGCGGCCTCGGCTTTGTGCCGGTCAATGACTTCGACCCGGCGACCGGGTGGTACCCGCGATTCGACACATATGGCCTGTCGGAACCGCTGTTTGACGGACGCCTGACTTGGTCTCAGCACACACAGGCGGGTTACGGCGACATCAATCCCGGGGACCTGCCCGATCCGAACGTCTACGGCGCAGGCTACGCCAACAGTTTCACGCCGCTCCCTTATCTTTCCGACGTCGAAGGCGGCGTGTTTATGACGCGTCACGAATTGGCCGCTCCGTTGTCCTTCGGCGCGCTCAACGTCGTTCCGTTCGTAATGGGGGACGCACTGTTCCAGCAGCAGGGTCTCACCGGCGACGACATCACCCGCTTTACGATTTCACCCGGACTTCGAGCCAGTATTCAGGCCAAAAAATTGTACCGGAATGTGCACAGCCGACTCTTCAACGTGAACGGCCTGATGCACAAAGCGCGGCTTGAAGCGGAATACCGCTACACCGATACGACGCAGCCGCTGGGAGAAATCGCGCAGTACAACGATCTGGACGATGACGCTCAGGAAATCACTCGAATGAACTTCGGTCGACGGCCGGATCAGTTTGATCCTCGTTTGTACGGCATTCGAACCGGGGTCGGCCTGCCGGTCACCAGTCCCGTTTACGAACTGGTCGAAGATCAGGAAGTGATCCGACTGGCACTGAGGCAGCGCCTCCAAACCAAACGGGGTCCGCCCGGCAACCTGAGAATTCAGGATTGGATGACGCTCGATCTGGAAGCGTCGCTGTTCCCCGATGCCATGCGAGACAACTTTGGCGAAGAACTCGGCCTCGTCGGCTTCGACTACCGTTGGCACGTCGGAGACCGAACCACGTTGTTCGCCAATGGAACGACTGAGTTCTTTGAAAACGCGTCAAAAACCTACGCCGCCGGATTCGAACTCTCACGCGGTCGGCGGGGCACATTCACCTCATACTTCCAGCACATTGACGCGGGAGGTGATCCGCTCAATATGCTCATTCTGAGCTACCAGTACGAACTGAGTCCGAAGTGGCTGACGAATGCCAGCTTTATTGTCGACATCCAAAATCCTGAAAATCGCGCTCAGGTCGCACAACTGACCCGAGTTGGTGCCGATTTCCTTTATCACTTCACGTTCCAAAATGATGTCGCAACCAACAATGTCGGGGGCGGTTTCATGATCGAGCCGAGATTCGGACCGCGTGCGGCCAATCCCGGCCTGGCCGGACTATTTGGGCTGGGGCGTTAG
- a CDS encoding adenine phosphoribosyltransferase, producing the protein MSETAIAPGDVDLKSYIQDVPDFPKPGILFKDITPLLSAPEAFGAAIDRFAAHFGEKDITAIIAAEARGFIFAAPLALRLGARFVPVRKPGKLPRDTHSFTYELEYGEDTLEMHTDAVQPGDKILLVDDLLATGGTVKACVSIAEQTGASIAGCAFLIELGFLDGRKGLDQYDICSLITY; encoded by the coding sequence ATGAGCGAAACCGCAATCGCCCCCGGCGATGTCGATTTGAAATCGTATATCCAAGATGTGCCCGACTTCCCGAAGCCGGGGATCTTGTTCAAGGACATCACGCCGCTGCTCTCGGCGCCCGAAGCCTTCGGTGCCGCGATCGATCGGTTCGCGGCGCATTTCGGCGAAAAGGATATTACCGCGATCATCGCTGCTGAAGCCCGCGGCTTCATCTTTGCCGCCCCACTGGCCCTGCGACTGGGAGCGCGATTCGTCCCCGTCCGCAAGCCGGGCAAGCTGCCGCGTGACACGCACAGCTTCACCTACGAGTTGGAATACGGTGAAGACACGCTCGAAATGCACACCGACGCGGTGCAGCCCGGCGACAAAATTCTGCTGGTCGATGACCTGCTCGCCACCGGCGGCACGGTCAAAGCGTGTGTTTCCATCGCGGAACAGACCGGGGCCTCGATCGCCGGTTGCGCATTCCTGATCGAACTCGGCTTTTTGGACGGCCGGAAGGGGCTCGATCAATACGATATTTGCTCGTTGATCACGTATTGA
- a CDS encoding diacylglycerol kinase, with protein MTQAFRRDSIFFVHFFSGALVAAGALAFGLTAIEWCVLVFAFAAIIAAELVHQVVLEFASVHEDLPADSHRRMTRLAMALVMTAGAAAVITAAAIFAKHIYVAFSG; from the coding sequence ATGACGCAGGCCTTTCGCCGCGACAGCATCTTCTTCGTCCATTTCTTCAGCGGCGCCCTGGTTGCTGCCGGCGCGCTGGCGTTCGGGCTCACGGCGATCGAATGGTGCGTGCTTGTATTTGCCTTTGCCGCGATCATTGCCGCCGAGTTGGTTCACCAAGTGGTCTTGGAATTTGCTTCCGTCCATGAAGATCTACCCGCCGATTCCCATCGGCGGATGACCCGACTGGCGATGGCCCTGGTCATGACCGCCGGGGCGGCTGCGGTGATTACCGCCGCTGCGATTTTCGCTAAACACATTTACGTGGCGTTTAGCGGCTAA
- a CDS encoding sirohydrochlorin chelatase: protein MSTAVLLIAHGSRRKEANDDLHKLATIVSERGSYSIVEIGFLELAEPDIPQGAARCVERGATTVLMSPYFLSMGRHVASDLDDFCKQFVAKYPNVRFHVCPPLGLHEKVIDVIFDRIGEGEAAI, encoded by the coding sequence ATGTCGACCGCTGTCCTGTTGATCGCCCACGGAAGCCGACGCAAAGAGGCGAACGATGACCTGCACAAGCTCGCTACCATTGTGTCGGAGCGAGGCTCGTATTCGATCGTCGAGATCGGATTTCTCGAATTAGCCGAGCCGGACATCCCGCAGGGTGCCGCGCGGTGCGTCGAACGGGGCGCGACGACCGTCTTGATGTCGCCATACTTCCTATCGATGGGGCGTCACGTCGCCAGTGATCTTGACGATTTCTGCAAACAGTTTGTGGCGAAATATCCGAACGTCCGCTTTCACGTCTGTCCGCCGCTGGGACTGCACGAGAAGGTGATCGACGTGATCTTCGATCGCATCGGCGAGGGCGAAGCGGCGATTTGA
- a CDS encoding serine/threonine protein kinase, giving the protein MTPSQVGPYRIEEQLGSGGMGDVYLGVHEELGRRAAVKVLPASLAREPGFVSRFEREIDAMRRLNQPNIVRVFESGTEDGIYFLAMEYAEGETLLSILRREKKLPWRQVIAISIQVCSALKHAHDVGIIHRDIKPSNLMIADNGTVKLLDFGVAQVFAGTKLTATGGIIGTAEYMSPEQAEGKRATKQSDLYSLGALMYVMLTGRPPFSGNTMLDVIRQHRYGQFDRPRRYTEDIPIWLDDLVCSLLEKAPSKRPPNAFVLSRRLKEIIPKVELSTGQSEQPPVEDTTVDGPIDDPSSEFQGNDLPTQTAPGTTESAPMGSRGPGEATLVSSLMRAEIEAEANSPLRRFFDNTWVLISLLIIVILGGYAWIQYHHVTPEERFEIAERVLSEPPSNRWLVARSDHLRPLLEIDPEKWGPKVDPLLRQIAEWQAVTGAGQSRLDRTPPTLGVTDESTGNTQGPAPPAEADRDPSAGEPAPSDRLLSGEPQRILDEVEAKLEQGDILGATAQLGSLRDLLAGFEDDRFEAARQRLNELQTRIDGYSSGDKTTSFVDAAIDRAATAMADYELSGEQVERTRALKMYEALLFLYGDDDPEVRDLASAAIRRLEGERDGNEPAPSPLNRPSPPNPSDTKDLTAPEDQTAPEAS; this is encoded by the coding sequence ATGACGCCTTCGCAGGTCGGCCCTTACCGAATCGAAGAGCAACTCGGCTCCGGCGGAATGGGAGACGTCTATCTTGGAGTGCATGAGGAGTTGGGCCGCCGCGCCGCCGTAAAGGTACTTCCCGCCTCGCTGGCTCGCGAACCCGGGTTTGTCTCCCGCTTCGAACGCGAAATCGACGCGATGCGTCGACTCAACCAGCCGAATATCGTCCGAGTATTCGAAAGCGGCACCGAAGACGGCATCTATTTTCTCGCCATGGAATATGCCGAAGGCGAGACGCTCCTGTCGATTCTCCGACGCGAAAAGAAGCTTCCCTGGCGACAGGTGATCGCGATTTCGATTCAGGTCTGTTCGGCCCTCAAACACGCCCACGACGTCGGCATCATCCACCGTGACATCAAACCGAGCAATTTGATGATTGCCGATAACGGCACCGTCAAGCTGCTCGACTTCGGCGTGGCCCAGGTCTTTGCCGGGACAAAGCTCACCGCGACGGGTGGCATCATCGGAACGGCCGAGTACATGTCGCCCGAACAGGCCGAGGGGAAGCGGGCGACCAAACAGAGCGACCTCTATTCGCTCGGCGCGCTGATGTACGTGATGCTGACCGGGCGCCCGCCATTCAGCGGCAACACAATGCTCGACGTCATCCGCCAGCACCGCTACGGACAATTCGACCGACCGCGTCGATACACCGAAGATATTCCGATCTGGCTGGACGACCTCGTCTGCTCGCTGTTGGAGAAAGCCCCTTCGAAGCGGCCGCCCAACGCCTTCGTGCTGTCGCGCCGGCTGAAAGAAATCATTCCGAAAGTCGAACTGTCGACCGGACAATCCGAGCAGCCGCCGGTCGAGGATACAACGGTCGATGGGCCGATCGATGATCCCTCGTCGGAGTTTCAAGGTAACGATCTGCCGACGCAGACAGCGCCCGGCACAACGGAGAGTGCCCCGATGGGCTCCCGGGGTCCCGGCGAAGCCACCCTTGTCAGTTCACTCATGCGGGCGGAGATCGAAGCCGAGGCGAACTCGCCGCTCCGTCGATTCTTCGACAACACCTGGGTGCTCATTTCGCTGCTGATCATCGTCATTTTGGGCGGTTACGCGTGGATCCAATATCACCACGTGACGCCGGAAGAACGGTTCGAGATTGCCGAACGCGTCCTTTCCGAACCGCCCAGCAATCGTTGGTTGGTCGCCCGAAGCGATCACCTTCGTCCGCTGCTTGAAATCGACCCGGAAAAATGGGGGCCGAAAGTCGATCCGCTATTGCGGCAGATTGCCGAATGGCAGGCTGTGACGGGCGCCGGACAATCGAGGCTTGACCGTACTCCGCCAACCTTGGGAGTAACGGACGAATCGACTGGAAATACCCAAGGCCCCGCACCTCCGGCCGAAGCGGATCGCGATCCCTCTGCAGGAGAACCCGCCCCGAGCGATCGGCTATTGAGCGGCGAACCGCAGCGTATTCTTGATGAGGTCGAAGCCAAGCTCGAGCAAGGTGACATTCTCGGAGCCACCGCTCAACTGGGGTCACTCCGTGATCTATTGGCTGGATTTGAGGACGATCGCTTCGAAGCCGCACGTCAACGGCTCAACGAGCTGCAAACTCGTATTGATGGGTATTCGAGTGGCGACAAAACGACGTCATTTGTCGATGCCGCGATCGACCGGGCCGCCACCGCAATGGCCGACTATGAACTTTCGGGCGAACAGGTGGAACGCACTCGGGCTTTGAAGATGTACGAGGCCCTGCTGTTTTTGTACGGTGACGATGACCCGGAAGTCCGCGACCTCGCCTCCGCGGCGATCCGCCGATTAGAAGGCGAACGGGACGGGAATGAACCCGCACCGTCGCCCTTGAATCGGCCGTCCCCTCCGAATCCGTCAGACACCAAAGATTTAACAGCCCCCGAAGATCAAACAGCCCCCGAAGCATCATGA
- a CDS encoding efflux RND transporter permease subunit, which produces MKATGIAFLIRYRIPLLLVAVIATLLAIRPAMQLDFDRTIESLYAPDNPRLLEFQKSRRLFGGDEFVVVAWEQDDALSDESLEQISRFSDTLSQVPGIEPESTQNISDTLTLKNFDSAIGSSFGPFQVFARRAAQITMRKRLIALSRGLLIGEDDRTVAVVLRLKSADDATVDRAVTYRRIRELAAEHDPKAYVAGEPIQVYDAFRYVEEDGFNLFLVSFVLLGVGLLILFQNLRWVTLPLLIVVASVLWTRGLLVLAGARLSMVSSMLNALLTIIGVAAVAHIAVRFRAERVNHSAQAALYRTLRVLGGPIFWAAATTAIGFLSLTVSNITPVRSFGLMMALGTGLVLLATALYTPGTILLAKKWVDLKSPPAEGALIATLLLTARTVRRFPLMIGAGTAVLIIASVAGMFRLNVETDFSKNFREDSPVIVALNFIEDRLGGAGSWEVNFEAPDELTKDYLDRTRDLSQRLKSLTIEGNEEPLTNVVSLTDGLDLIPPIISSDLPEGNLKLLSGLQPELVPSLYNREAGRMRIILRSAERTQSSEKKRIIDAVAQEARQVFPDAKVSGIYVLLTFLIESLLADQFLSFGVAACGVIAMTGIALRSVSLAILSIVPNVFPIAIVLGGMGWLGLTINLGTAMIASVSIGLTIDSSIHYLTGFQSARRRGCSVAEAILETHSSTGRALVFATLALAVGFSVLSLSHFIPLVYFGLLTSLALIGGLAGNLILLPMLLTLRYPQSAIVSEPVPPTAPEPQVIAE; this is translated from the coding sequence ATGAAAGCCACCGGCATCGCATTCCTGATCCGCTACCGCATCCCGCTGCTATTGGTCGCCGTCATCGCGACGCTCCTCGCGATCCGCCCGGCGATGCAGCTCGATTTCGACCGCACGATCGAATCGCTGTACGCGCCGGACAATCCGCGGCTGCTGGAATTCCAAAAAAGTAGAAGGCTGTTCGGCGGTGACGAGTTCGTCGTCGTGGCGTGGGAACAGGACGACGCCCTGTCCGACGAAAGCCTCGAACAGATCTCGCGATTCTCGGACACGCTTTCTCAGGTCCCCGGCATCGAGCCGGAGAGCACGCAGAATATTTCCGACACGCTCACGCTGAAGAATTTCGACTCGGCGATCGGGTCGTCATTCGGCCCCTTCCAAGTCTTCGCCCGACGGGCCGCGCAGATCACGATGCGAAAGCGGTTGATCGCGTTATCCCGCGGACTGCTGATCGGGGAGGACGACCGGACCGTTGCGGTGGTCCTCCGCCTAAAATCAGCCGATGACGCGACAGTTGATCGAGCCGTCACCTATCGCCGCATTCGCGAATTAGCCGCGGAGCACGACCCGAAGGCGTATGTCGCGGGCGAGCCGATTCAGGTTTACGACGCCTTCCGCTATGTCGAGGAAGACGGCTTCAACCTGTTTCTGGTCTCTTTCGTATTGCTTGGCGTCGGCCTGCTGATTCTGTTTCAGAATTTGCGCTGGGTCACCCTGCCGCTGCTGATCGTGGTGGCCTCTGTCTTATGGACGCGCGGCCTGTTGGTACTCGCGGGCGCGCGTTTGAGCATGGTCAGTTCCATGCTCAATGCCTTGCTCACGATTATCGGGGTCGCCGCCGTCGCCCATATTGCCGTGCGATTTCGCGCCGAACGCGTGAATCACTCGGCTCAGGCGGCGCTGTACCGTACGCTGCGGGTGCTCGGCGGGCCGATCTTCTGGGCCGCGGCGACGACGGCGATCGGCTTTCTCTCGCTCACCGTCAGCAATATCACGCCGGTTCGCAGTTTCGGTCTGATGATGGCCCTGGGCACCGGGCTGGTCCTCCTCGCGACGGCCCTCTATACGCCCGGGACGATCCTGCTGGCCAAGAAATGGGTCGACCTGAAAAGCCCGCCGGCCGAGGGGGCATTGATCGCGACGCTGCTCTTAACCGCGCGCACGGTGCGGCGGTTTCCCCTAATGATCGGGGCCGGGACAGCCGTACTCATCATCGCGTCGGTCGCCGGGATGTTTCGCTTAAACGTCGAGACCGATTTCAGCAAGAACTTCCGCGAAGACAGCCCGGTCATCGTCGCCCTTAATTTTATCGAAGACCGGCTCGGCGGAGCAGGCTCGTGGGAGGTCAACTTCGAAGCGCCCGATGAGCTGACAAAAGACTATCTCGACCGAACGCGGGACCTGAGCCAGCGACTCAAATCTTTAACAATTGAAGGCAATGAAGAGCCGCTGACGAATGTCGTTTCTTTAACGGACGGACTCGACCTGATTCCTCCGATCATTTCAAGCGACTTACCCGAAGGAAATTTGAAGCTCCTTAGCGGCTTGCAACCCGAATTGGTACCGAGCCTTTACAATCGCGAAGCGGGACGCATGCGAATCATCTTAAGATCCGCCGAGCGAACCCAGTCTTCGGAAAAGAAACGAATCATTGATGCGGTCGCGCAAGAGGCCCGGCAGGTTTTCCCTGACGCCAAAGTGTCCGGCATTTATGTCTTGCTGACATTCTTAATCGAAAGCCTGCTCGCCGATCAGTTTTTAAGCTTCGGCGTCGCCGCCTGCGGGGTCATCGCGATGACCGGAATTGCGCTGCGAAGCGTTTCACTGGCGATCCTCTCGATCGTGCCGAATGTATTCCCGATCGCGATCGTCCTCGGCGGCATGGGTTGGCTGGGACTGACAATTAATCTTGGCACGGCGATGATCGCCAGCGTGTCGATCGGGCTGACGATCGACAGCAGCATCCATTACCTCACCGGTTTCCAATCCGCCAGGCGACGTGGCTGCTCCGTTGCGGAGGCGATTCTGGAAACACACAGCTCGACCGGTCGTGCCCTTGTGTTCGCCACCCTCGCCCTCGCGGTCGGCTTTAGTGTCCTATCGCTCTCGCACTTTATCCCGCTGGTTTACTTCGGGCTGCTGACCAGTTTGGCCCTGATCGGCGGACTGGCCGGAAATTTGATTTTGCTCCCGATGCTGCTCACGCTGCGATATCCGCAATCCGCAATAGTGTCGGAGCCGGTTCCGCCGACCGCCCCGGAACCACAAGTCATTGCTGAGTAA
- a CDS encoding ThuA domain-containing protein, translated as MQRFLLFVIATAILVFSFNRDGFADAPLIVFMIAEREYRTEETLPDFFEEELEPRGFRAEFVFASEEHPNQFNNLEQLSEADLLVLSVRRRTPAERQLDLIRKYLNGGGPVVGLRTASHAFHQRRLAPPAGHSEWKTFDRDVFGGNYTNHYPADLKCIVSSESTSEKHPILKGIETPFRAHGSLYKTSPLEKGTTVLLRGSVEDNNSEPLAWTHAYRGGRVFYTSLGHPKDFLQPEFKRLLRNAIEWAIDKDDPSSPID; from the coding sequence ATGCAGCGTTTTCTATTGTTTGTCATTGCAACGGCGATTTTGGTTTTCTCGTTCAATCGCGACGGCTTTGCGGATGCCCCGCTCATCGTCTTCATGATCGCCGAACGCGAATACCGGACCGAAGAAACGCTTCCGGATTTCTTCGAGGAAGAACTGGAGCCACGCGGTTTTCGGGCCGAGTTTGTGTTCGCTTCCGAAGAGCATCCGAATCAATTTAACAATTTGGAACAACTCAGCGAAGCCGACCTTCTCGTGCTCAGTGTCCGCCGGCGGACGCCAGCCGAGCGGCAACTTGACTTGATCCGCAAATATCTTAATGGCGGCGGCCCGGTGGTGGGACTTCGCACCGCCAGTCACGCGTTTCACCAACGGAGGTTAGCGCCGCCCGCAGGGCACAGTGAGTGGAAGACCTTTGATCGCGACGTGTTCGGCGGAAACTACACCAACCACTACCCGGCCGACCTCAAGTGTATCGTCTCGTCCGAAAGTACGAGCGAGAAGCATCCCATATTGAAGGGCATCGAAACTCCTTTTCGGGCGCATGGGTCGCTCTATAAGACGTCACCCCTTGAGAAAGGGACGACCGTCTTGCTCCGCGGAAGCGTGGAGGACAATAACAGCGAACCGCTCGCTTGGACGCACGCCTACCGTGGCGGCCGAGTGTTCTACACATCCCTCGGGCACCCGAAGGACTTCTTGCAGCCGGAATTCAAGAGGCTGCTCCGCAATGCGATCGAGTGGGCGATCGACAAAGACGACCCCTCGTCACCGATCGACTGA
- the mazG gene encoding nucleoside triphosphate pyrophosphohydrolase, producing MNKPPTAATPPMSTGTPPDRHRATDAFARLCEIIARLRAPDGCPWDREQTLESIKPYTLEETYELLEAIDSGDDEQIVEELGDVLLQVMLDSQIGADEGRFDIVPVIERLNDKLVRRHPHVFGEATAEKASDVSPLWEQAKAAEKSHRESIFDGIPVDLPQLARTAHVTKRAAKVGYDFPHRAMLFDKLKEELAELAEHLFEDGDIPDVPASVDAEVTPDAPLPDDATRQEVEGEIGDVLFVVANIARRWGINPEEALRKSNRKFINRVKFIEDELRREGRDVNSASLIEMEEIYQRGKRLERGEDPV from the coding sequence ATGAATAAACCCCCGACCGCCGCTACGCCGCCGATGTCCACCGGCACGCCCCCCGATCGACACCGCGCGACCGATGCTTTCGCCCGCCTGTGCGAAATTATCGCGCGGCTCCGCGCCCCCGACGGCTGCCCGTGGGACCGCGAGCAGACGCTTGAATCGATCAAGCCCTATACGCTCGAAGAGACCTATGAACTCTTGGAGGCGATCGACTCGGGTGATGACGAGCAGATCGTCGAGGAACTGGGCGACGTCCTGCTGCAGGTGATGCTCGACTCGCAAATCGGGGCTGACGAGGGCCGCTTCGACATCGTCCCGGTGATCGAGCGACTGAACGACAAACTCGTACGTCGCCATCCGCACGTCTTCGGTGAAGCGACGGCGGAGAAGGCGTCCGACGTGTCGCCCCTGTGGGAGCAGGCCAAGGCGGCCGAGAAATCGCACCGCGAGAGTATCTTCGACGGCATCCCCGTCGACCTGCCGCAACTCGCGCGGACGGCTCACGTCACGAAACGAGCCGCGAAGGTCGGCTACGATTTCCCGCACCGCGCGATGCTGTTCGACAAGCTGAAAGAAGAACTCGCCGAACTGGCCGAGCACCTCTTCGAAGACGGCGACATCCCCGACGTCCCCGCCTCGGTTGATGCCGAGGTCACGCCCGATGCCCCACTGCCCGACGACGCGACGCGGCAAGAGGTTGAAGGCGAGATCGGCGACGTGCTGTTCGTCGTCGCCAACATCGCCCGCCGTTGGGGGATCAACCCTGAAGAAGCGCTTCGTAAGAGCAATCGAAAATTCATCAACCGCGTGAAATTCATCGAAGACGAGCTCCGCCGCGAAGGCCGCGACGTCAACTCGGCGTCACTCATCGAGATGGAAGAAATCTACCAGCGCGGGAAACGGTTAGAGCGCGGTGAAGATCCCGTTTAG